One region of Jonesiaceae bacterium BS-20 genomic DNA includes:
- a CDS encoding Dyp-type peroxidase — MAIDNRPTEDMTTDPASDQPKDSAKGAVNRRGFLAKTGLLLGGTILAGAGVGAAIEKLQPQPGPNPQEGPQTEPALFGAETVPFYGPRQAGIATAPQTHAVVLAFHVDPAIGKDGAKRLLRILSQDAQRLSQGEPSLTDAEPELATNPANLTVTVGLGPNFFDYAQISQHKPGWLKQLPGYRIDALEEQWNEGDLVIQLCGDDEIAVAHVRRILTRQIASFAQVKWAQRGFKQSRGSQAGDTTMRNLMGQVDGTANLPVTDHDELLWCGPDQGIWEGGTSMVVRRIAMNLDTWDEVDRIAREDSVGRTLSNGAPLTGTNEHDVPDFDAVSRLGFPIIPDYSHVRRSRPDDPKQRIWRRAYNYDDAPLDGHSSNSGLVFISFQADVDRQYAPIQERLAEMDALNEWTTPIGSAVFAVLPGCQPGQYLGQTLLEA; from the coding sequence GTGGCAATTGATAACCGGCCCACTGAAGACATGACAACTGATCCGGCTAGTGACCAGCCTAAAGACTCGGCAAAGGGGGCGGTGAATCGCCGCGGGTTCTTGGCCAAGACCGGGCTCCTGCTAGGTGGGACCATCTTGGCGGGAGCCGGGGTAGGGGCCGCGATTGAGAAACTTCAACCCCAACCCGGCCCTAACCCGCAAGAGGGACCGCAAACTGAGCCGGCACTGTTTGGAGCAGAGACCGTCCCGTTCTACGGCCCACGCCAGGCCGGTATTGCTACCGCGCCCCAGACCCATGCGGTTGTCTTGGCGTTCCACGTAGACCCCGCCATTGGCAAGGACGGTGCCAAGCGGCTGCTGCGCATCTTAAGCCAGGACGCCCAACGGTTATCTCAAGGTGAGCCAAGTTTGACCGATGCCGAGCCTGAACTGGCAACAAACCCGGCCAACCTGACCGTCACCGTTGGGTTGGGGCCAAACTTTTTCGACTACGCCCAGATTAGCCAACACAAACCCGGGTGGCTGAAGCAGCTGCCCGGTTACCGGATCGATGCGCTAGAAGAGCAATGGAATGAGGGTGATCTGGTCATCCAACTATGTGGTGATGATGAGATCGCAGTGGCTCATGTGCGGCGGATCCTGACCCGGCAGATTGCCAGCTTTGCCCAGGTGAAGTGGGCGCAGCGCGGATTCAAACAGTCCCGCGGTTCACAAGCTGGTGACACCACCATGCGAAACCTCATGGGACAGGTCGACGGCACGGCAAACCTGCCAGTCACCGACCATGACGAGCTTTTGTGGTGCGGACCAGACCAGGGGATTTGGGAGGGTGGGACCTCCATGGTGGTGCGCCGCATTGCCATGAACCTCGATACTTGGGACGAGGTTGACCGGATTGCCCGGGAGGATTCGGTGGGGCGGACCCTATCCAACGGCGCACCCCTGACCGGAACCAACGAGCATGACGTGCCTGATTTTGATGCGGTCTCTCGGCTAGGGTTCCCCATCATCCCGGACTACAGCCACGTGCGTAGGTCACGCCCCGATGATCCCAAACAACGGATCTGGCGGCGAGCCTATAACTACGACGATGCGCCGTTGGATGGGCATAGCTCAAACTCCGGTCTGGTATTCATTTCGTTCCAAGCCGATGTTGACCGCCAGTACGCACCCATCCAAGAACGCCTGGCGGAGATGGACGCACTCAATGAGTGGACCACACCAATAGGTTCTGCGGTGTTTGCCGTTCTGCCGGGCTGCCAACCCGGACAGTACCTAGGGCAGACGCTCTTGGAGGCCTAG
- a CDS encoding transcriptional regulator, with the protein MSTQLDPIIHPAHRLKICAMLAAATTVEMSLVKDLVGLSPSALSKQVAALVDACYVTQTRAEHDSRYIWLSLNQDG; encoded by the coding sequence ATGAGTACGCAACTGGACCCAATCATCCACCCCGCGCACAGGTTAAAAATCTGTGCCATGCTAGCCGCCGCAACCACCGTGGAGATGTCACTGGTCAAAGACCTAGTCGGCCTGAGCCCCTCGGCCCTGAGTAAGCAGGTGGCCGCCCTGGTTGATGCCTGCTACGTTACCCAGACTCGCGCGGAACACGACTCGCGCTACATCTGGCTGAGCCTAAACCAAGACGGGTAA
- the glgC gene encoding glucose-1-phosphate adenylyltransferase, with protein MANPKVLAIVLAGGEGKRLMPLTKQRAKPAVPFGGIYRLVDFALSNLVNSHYLQIVVLTQYKSHSLDRHIAKTWRMSHLLGNFVAPVPAQQRVGKHWYLGSADAIYQCLNIIEDERPDIVIVVGADHVYRMDFSQMVDAHIASGAEMSLAGIRQPIALAPEFGVIDIDPERPSRIKAFLEKPQEPVGLPDAPDEVLASMGNYVFNADALVRAVTEDSENEDSRHDMGGDIVPYFVERGTAGFYDFKDNDVPGSTERDRDYWRDVGTIESYFEANKDLIAVNPVFNLYNSEWPVYTGYVGLAPAKFVHAGPGRLGHAADSIVSPGVVISGATVVGSVLSPGVRLHSWSSVSDSVLMDDVIVHRHAQIHRAILDKNVIVSERARVGVDVEEDRRRGFTVTDEGITVVPKGTIIE; from the coding sequence ATGGCAAATCCAAAAGTTCTGGCAATTGTTCTTGCTGGCGGCGAGGGCAAGAGGCTCATGCCTCTCACCAAGCAGCGCGCCAAACCAGCTGTTCCGTTCGGTGGCATTTACCGGTTGGTTGACTTCGCTCTGTCCAACCTGGTGAATTCCCATTACCTGCAGATCGTGGTCTTAACGCAATACAAATCGCACTCTCTTGACCGTCACATTGCGAAGACTTGGCGGATGTCGCACCTCCTAGGCAACTTTGTTGCTCCGGTCCCGGCCCAGCAGCGTGTGGGGAAGCACTGGTACCTCGGTAGCGCGGATGCTATCTATCAGTGCCTGAATATTATTGAAGATGAACGTCCGGATATTGTCATTGTGGTTGGCGCCGACCACGTGTACCGAATGGATTTCTCCCAGATGGTGGATGCACACATTGCGTCCGGCGCTGAGATGAGCTTGGCCGGTATCCGTCAACCAATCGCCTTGGCACCAGAGTTTGGTGTTATTGATATTGACCCCGAACGCCCCTCACGCATCAAGGCCTTCTTGGAAAAGCCACAAGAACCAGTGGGGCTGCCGGACGCACCGGATGAGGTTCTTGCGTCCATGGGTAACTACGTTTTCAATGCCGATGCCTTGGTGCGCGCGGTTACCGAAGACTCTGAAAACGAAGACTCACGTCACGACATGGGCGGCGATATTGTCCCGTACTTTGTTGAGCGTGGCACGGCTGGTTTCTATGACTTCAAGGATAATGACGTACCCGGGTCAACCGAGCGCGACCGGGATTACTGGCGCGATGTCGGAACAATTGAGTCTTACTTTGAGGCCAATAAGGATCTCATTGCGGTCAACCCGGTATTCAACCTGTATAACTCCGAATGGCCGGTTTACACCGGCTACGTTGGCTTAGCGCCGGCGAAGTTTGTGCATGCCGGACCAGGGCGACTAGGTCACGCCGCGGACTCGATTGTCTCACCCGGTGTGGTGATCTCCGGGGCAACCGTGGTTGGCTCGGTTCTCTCCCCCGGCGTTCGTCTGCACTCGTGGTCCTCGGTTTCGGATTCCGTTCTCATGGATGACGTCATTGTGCACCGTCACGCACAGATTCACCGGGCCATCTTGGATAAGAACGTCATTGTTTCTGAACGGGCCCGTGTCGGTGTCGACGTGGAAGAAGACCGACGCCGCGGGTTCACCGTTACGGATGAAGGCATCACAGTGGTCCCTAAGGGCACCATCATTGAGTAG
- the glgA gene encoding glycogen synthase, with product MRIDMLTREYPPHIYGGAGVHVAELSAVLREHADVRVHCFDGPRNDLGIPGVTGYDVPAELADANPTLATMGVDLQIANAVGGTDLVHSHTWYANFAGFVASMLHGVPHVLSAHSLEPMRPWKKEQLGGGYAVSSWIEKSAYEQAAGVIAVSGGMRNDILRSYPNVDPDKVHVIHNGIDLTGWQRPTGQDAVIGDAAVRRLGIDPDRPAVVFVGRITRQKGLPYLLRAADQLPPEVQLIMCAGAPDTPEIMKEVSDAFAGLAQRRSGVVWIEEMLPRHELVAVLAASTVFVCPSVYEPLGIVNLEAMAVGLPVVGSATGGIPEVIAHNETGLLVPIEQLQDGTGTPLDPDKFVNDLASALNEVLGDPQRAAEMGKAARKRVEDYFSWEAIGEKTMALYKKILEQA from the coding sequence GTGCGAATAGATATGTTAACCCGTGAATACCCGCCCCACATCTACGGAGGGGCCGGAGTCCATGTTGCCGAGCTTTCGGCAGTGCTACGTGAACACGCCGATGTTCGGGTGCACTGCTTCGATGGGCCCCGCAATGACCTAGGCATCCCCGGCGTGACCGGCTACGACGTACCCGCTGAGCTCGCGGATGCAAACCCCACCCTGGCAACAATGGGCGTGGATTTGCAGATTGCGAACGCCGTTGGCGGAACCGATTTGGTGCACTCACACACCTGGTACGCCAACTTCGCCGGCTTTGTAGCGAGCATGCTGCACGGAGTGCCACACGTGCTATCCGCTCACTCCTTGGAACCAATGCGTCCATGGAAGAAGGAACAACTGGGCGGTGGATACGCCGTCTCCAGTTGGATTGAGAAGTCTGCGTACGAGCAGGCGGCGGGTGTCATTGCGGTTTCCGGTGGCATGCGCAATGACATTTTGCGTTCCTACCCAAACGTGGACCCGGACAAGGTCCACGTCATCCACAACGGCATTGACTTGACCGGTTGGCAGCGGCCAACCGGTCAGGACGCGGTGATCGGGGATGCGGCGGTGCGCCGCCTAGGCATTGACCCGGACCGTCCGGCGGTCGTGTTTGTTGGCCGCATTACGCGGCAAAAGGGCTTGCCATACCTGCTGCGCGCTGCCGACCAGCTGCCACCCGAGGTTCAACTCATCATGTGCGCGGGGGCCCCGGATACACCAGAGATTATGAAAGAAGTTTCCGATGCCTTTGCCGGCTTGGCCCAGCGGCGCTCGGGTGTTGTGTGGATCGAAGAGATGCTGCCGCGCCACGAGTTGGTTGCGGTTTTGGCGGCATCGACCGTGTTCGTATGCCCCTCCGTATACGAGCCGCTAGGCATTGTGAACCTTGAAGCCATGGCTGTTGGACTGCCAGTGGTTGGCTCGGCAACCGGCGGCATCCCAGAGGTCATCGCCCATAATGAAACCGGGCTGCTGGTGCCGATTGAGCAGTTGCAAGACGGAACTGGAACCCCACTTGACCCGGACAAATTTGTAAACGACCTCGCGTCTGCGTTAAACGAGGTTCTGGGTGACCCACAGCGGGCCGCCGAGATGGGCAAGGCTGCACGCAAGCGCGTGGAAGACTATTTCTCCTGGGAAGCTATTGGGGAAAAGACGATGGCGCTGTACAAGAAAATCCTTGAGCAGGCCTAA
- a CDS encoding GNAT family N-acetyltransferase — MPYLVDRSGSAPELIVDLLEKLPQAFTSPELISALAHTAGERTNYVAFDKGFFEPIAVALVANDVSDVSELTLIAVRGDHQSKSVGRRLIARIVEDLVTDQIQTLRVRTAAVAGFDRAHEFLTAVGFVADTSGPFLELDVAKATN; from the coding sequence GTGCCCTATCTTGTTGACCGCAGTGGGTCCGCCCCCGAACTAATCGTTGACCTGTTAGAGAAACTGCCACAGGCTTTTACCTCACCTGAGCTGATCTCTGCCTTGGCACATACTGCCGGGGAACGCACCAATTACGTTGCGTTTGATAAAGGATTCTTTGAACCCATAGCGGTAGCACTCGTTGCCAACGACGTCTCGGACGTGAGCGAGTTGACACTCATCGCGGTACGCGGAGACCATCAAAGCAAATCGGTGGGGCGCCGCCTGATTGCCCGCATCGTAGAAGACCTAGTGACTGACCAAATCCAAACACTGCGGGTACGTACCGCAGCTGTTGCCGGGTTCGACCGGGCACACGAGTTCCTAACCGCCGTAGGTTTTGTGGCCGACACAAGCGGGCCATTCCTTGAACTAGATGTAGCCAAAGCAACAAATTAG
- a CDS encoding multidrug efflux SMR transporter → MYWALLIASGLLEAVWATALGASENFKKPKPTALFLVTMVISTAGLAVAMTAIPVGTAYAVWVGIGAVLTVAIAIVRGDEPATLVRILLLLGIVACVIGLKVVA, encoded by the coding sequence ATGTATTGGGCTCTGCTCATTGCATCGGGATTGCTGGAGGCCGTCTGGGCTACAGCACTTGGTGCGAGTGAAAACTTCAAGAAACCAAAACCGACCGCGTTATTTTTGGTAACGATGGTTATCTCCACGGCCGGTCTAGCAGTTGCGATGACCGCGATTCCAGTTGGGACAGCCTATGCGGTATGGGTGGGAATCGGTGCTGTCCTGACCGTAGCCATCGCGATTGTGCGTGGAGACGAGCCGGCAACCTTGGTGCGGATATTGTTGCTCCTTGGCATTGTTGCCTGCGTCATTGGCCTGAAGGTGGTGGCGTAA
- a CDS encoding multidrug efflux SMR transporter: MEKLKKTKLSSRNAWIILLVSAVLEAVWATALGQSEGFSKLVPVIVFLVAVTCSMLGLGIAMSVIPVGTAYAVWTGIGAVLTVTYAMLTGTEVASVLKVIFLAGIIGCVIGLKFLTPGEQAKN; encoded by the coding sequence ATGGAAAAGCTGAAGAAAACCAAACTTTCCAGCCGGAACGCCTGGATTATCCTGCTTGTCAGCGCCGTGCTCGAGGCTGTTTGGGCAACGGCACTAGGCCAATCCGAGGGATTCTCCAAGCTCGTTCCGGTCATCGTTTTTTTGGTAGCCGTGACCTGTTCGATGCTCGGGCTCGGCATCGCCATGTCCGTCATTCCAGTTGGCACAGCCTATGCGGTGTGGACTGGAATTGGTGCAGTGCTCACCGTGACGTACGCAATGCTGACTGGAACCGAGGTCGCAAGCGTCCTAAAAGTCATCTTCTTGGCCGGCATTATCGGCTGCGTTATTGGGTTGAAGTTCCTCACCCCAGGTGAACAAGCTAAAAACTAG
- a CDS encoding MFS transporter — MTSASQPDMATDSATSESVAASVSPQQENSPNAPVPSEARGGNRAALQNVQFRKLLIAWVFGNFGDAALFITIAIWVKQMTGSDFHVAMIFVALGLPALIAPLLGVLADRFNRKYLMIINLVVTAAVSLVLLAVRGSQDMWIIYAGVFVYAASGYVTSAAQSGIVAGMLPSIQLPAANGLLGSVDHGLRIIAPLAGAGILAIAGIATVVWVVVGCFVVTAIIFATLKISHVPHVGEREPFVRALMAGFAFVRNHPHLRRATVTLVACIGAAGTLNVLIFTALEHGAKVDPEYLSVVISIQGLGAVAAGLSASSVIAKIGFQRSMATGTLVAGGAVFFLLTESLGLYLFAAALLGGGMTLMIVSYVSYRQVETPDQLQGRVATAGNILFSVPQTIMSGVTGLIVASVDYKLIAVATAIVCLLAFIPVSFKGNVMPAQP, encoded by the coding sequence ATGACTAGCGCATCTCAGCCTGACATGGCCACGGACTCAGCAACATCTGAGTCCGTGGCCGCGTCTGTTTCACCCCAGCAAGAAAATTCTCCAAATGCCCCGGTTCCGTCCGAGGCTCGCGGCGGAAATAGGGCTGCCCTGCAGAATGTGCAGTTCCGTAAGCTCCTCATTGCTTGGGTCTTTGGGAACTTTGGGGATGCCGCCTTATTTATTACGATCGCGATCTGGGTCAAGCAGATGACCGGCAGCGATTTCCACGTGGCCATGATCTTTGTTGCCCTAGGACTACCCGCACTCATCGCACCCCTCCTAGGGGTGTTGGCTGACCGGTTTAATCGCAAGTACCTCATGATCATCAACCTTGTTGTCACGGCGGCGGTGAGCTTGGTCTTGCTGGCTGTGCGGGGTTCCCAAGACATGTGGATCATTTATGCCGGAGTGTTTGTGTATGCGGCGTCCGGGTATGTCACCTCTGCGGCGCAATCGGGCATTGTGGCGGGAATGCTGCCATCGATTCAACTGCCCGCAGCAAACGGGTTACTTGGTAGCGTCGATCACGGACTGCGCATTATTGCCCCGTTGGCCGGTGCTGGGATCCTAGCGATCGCTGGAATAGCCACTGTCGTGTGGGTAGTCGTTGGGTGTTTCGTAGTCACCGCCATTATTTTTGCCACCTTGAAGATTTCACATGTGCCGCACGTGGGCGAGCGCGAGCCATTCGTGCGGGCACTCATGGCTGGATTCGCTTTTGTTCGCAATCACCCACACCTGCGGCGCGCAACCGTCACGTTGGTGGCCTGCATTGGGGCTGCGGGCACGTTGAACGTGCTGATCTTTACCGCACTTGAGCACGGCGCCAAGGTTGACCCAGAGTACCTGAGCGTAGTGATCTCGATTCAGGGGCTGGGTGCGGTCGCCGCCGGACTGAGTGCAAGCTCGGTCATTGCCAAGATCGGATTCCAACGATCCATGGCTACCGGTACCCTCGTGGCCGGGGGAGCGGTGTTTTTCTTGCTGACCGAGTCCCTAGGGCTTTACCTATTTGCGGCCGCGCTCTTGGGCGGTGGCATGACCCTGATGATCGTTTCCTACGTGTCATACCGGCAGGTAGAAACTCCAGACCAGCTTCAGGGTCGGGTTGCCACTGCGGGCAACATTTTGTTCTCCGTGCCGCAAACCATCATGAGCGGAGTGACAGGCCTAATCGTGGCCTCGGTTGACTACAAACTCATTGCCGTGGCTACAGCGATCGTGTGTCTCTTGGCGTTCATCCCCGTGTCGTTCAAGGGTAATGTCATGCCTGCCCAACCTTGA
- a CDS encoding ABC transporter ATP-binding protein, translated as MTSVLNLENVSVRRGTKNIVDNISWQVNEGERWIVLGRNGSGKTTLMQLCSTRMHPTTGTVDILGERLGRVDVFELRPRVGFASAALAERIPGSERVLDVVLTAAYGMTGRWREQYEAFDEERARDLMSAFGVLDLESRHYGTLSEGERKRVQIARALMTDPELLILDEPAAGLDLGGREELVAALTELATYEGAPILVLVTHHVEEIPPGFTHLLLLKDGGNYAAGPIEEVLTAENLTGAFGVPLEVTKQGERWSARSAGPLSNNSGRRAF; from the coding sequence ATGACTTCGGTTCTAAACCTCGAAAACGTAAGCGTGCGCCGCGGCACCAAAAACATCGTTGACAACATCAGTTGGCAGGTGAATGAGGGGGAACGCTGGATCGTTCTGGGCCGCAATGGCTCGGGCAAGACCACCCTTATGCAATTGTGTTCAACCCGCATGCACCCCACCACCGGAACGGTAGATATCCTGGGCGAACGCCTAGGCCGGGTCGACGTATTTGAGTTACGTCCCCGAGTCGGATTTGCTAGCGCGGCCCTTGCTGAGCGGATCCCCGGCAGCGAGCGTGTCCTAGATGTTGTCCTGACCGCCGCCTACGGTATGACCGGACGCTGGCGCGAACAGTACGAGGCATTCGATGAGGAACGTGCGCGCGACCTCATGTCCGCGTTTGGCGTACTCGACTTGGAAAGCCGCCACTACGGCACGCTATCCGAGGGCGAACGGAAGCGCGTCCAGATTGCCCGGGCGCTCATGACCGACCCGGAACTGCTTATTTTGGACGAACCAGCCGCCGGTCTGGACCTTGGGGGGCGCGAAGAACTCGTTGCGGCCCTAACCGAGTTGGCTACCTATGAAGGTGCACCAATCCTGGTGCTGGTCACCCACCACGTGGAGGAAATCCCACCGGGATTTACTCACCTTTTGCTACTTAAGGATGGTGGCAACTACGCCGCTGGGCCAATCGAAGAGGTACTGACCGCCGAAAACCTCACCGGCGCATTCGGTGTTCCACTCGAAGTAACCAAGCAGGGGGAGCGCTGGTCAGCTCGTTCCGCCGGTCCGTTGTCAAACAACTCCGGGCGTCGCGCGTTCTAG
- a CDS encoding NfeD family protein, giving the protein MIWYAWIIVAIVLVVVEMLTLDLVLLMLAGGSLATALAAALGVEDFIWQAVIWGVISLLLLLTLRRWMLKKLRLREKLPETNVHALAGKPGVTLTEVTADGGRIKFSGEVWTARTDGPITIAPNTPVVIIAIDGATAVIALAVASN; this is encoded by the coding sequence ATGATCTGGTACGCATGGATCATTGTTGCAATTGTGCTCGTGGTTGTCGAAATGCTCACGCTTGATCTAGTCCTACTTATGCTCGCAGGAGGGTCACTGGCCACCGCGCTAGCCGCAGCGTTGGGCGTGGAAGACTTTATTTGGCAGGCGGTCATTTGGGGGGTTATCTCCTTGCTGCTCCTGCTCACTCTGCGCAGGTGGATGCTCAAGAAGTTGCGACTCCGTGAAAAATTACCGGAGACAAACGTACATGCTTTGGCCGGCAAGCCTGGCGTGACCCTAACTGAGGTAACCGCCGATGGCGGACGCATCAAATTCTCGGGAGAGGTCTGGACCGCCCGCACGGATGGGCCCATCACCATCGCACCGAATACGCCGGTAGTCATTATCGCGATTGACGGTGCAACCGCGGTGATCGCCCTAGCCGTAGCAAGTAATTAA
- a CDS encoding SPFH domain-containing protein, producing the protein MNDPNGGTIVAVIVVAILAILVITTLFKAVRIVPQTVALIVERLGRYSRTMDAGLHFLIPFVDRVRAGVDLREQVVSFPPQPVITSDNLVVSIDSVIYFQVTNPKSAVYEIANYITAIEQLTVTTLRNVIGSMDLEQTLTSRDQINGQLRGVLDEATGRWGIRVNRVELKAIDPPASVQGSMEQQMRAERDRRATILTAEGVKQSQILTAEGEKQANILRAEGQAQSAILRAEGEARAILQVFDAIHEGDADPKLLAYQYLQMLPQIAQGNSSKMWIVPAEFTAALGGIASGFSGGADGPDLSGFAPSEEAAKERKVRRERLEKSAALTDPNEALAEARRQAEAATADATSAGTRSGAPIDPATTVGQSPQAAAPPAPVRRDFAPPAPQAPVNPQVPPVPPTAPQE; encoded by the coding sequence ATGAATGACCCCAACGGCGGCACCATTGTCGCGGTGATCGTAGTTGCCATTTTGGCAATCTTGGTTATCACCACACTATTTAAGGCAGTCCGCATTGTTCCCCAAACCGTTGCGCTAATTGTTGAGCGGCTGGGGCGGTATAGCCGCACTATGGATGCGGGACTGCACTTTCTTATCCCATTCGTAGACCGTGTGCGGGCCGGAGTGGACCTGCGTGAGCAGGTTGTTTCATTCCCACCGCAGCCGGTTATTACCTCCGACAACCTCGTGGTTTCGATTGACTCTGTCATCTATTTCCAGGTCACCAACCCAAAATCCGCCGTTTACGAGATTGCTAACTACATCACCGCGATCGAGCAGCTAACTGTTACCACCCTGCGTAACGTCATTGGTTCGATGGACCTTGAGCAGACGTTGACCAGCCGCGACCAGATCAATGGTCAGCTGCGTGGCGTCCTCGATGAAGCAACTGGACGCTGGGGAATCCGCGTCAACCGAGTCGAGCTCAAGGCAATTGACCCACCGGCTTCGGTTCAGGGCTCGATGGAGCAGCAGATGCGCGCAGAGCGTGACCGCCGCGCCACGATTCTGACCGCAGAAGGTGTCAAGCAGTCACAGATTCTGACGGCTGAGGGTGAAAAGCAAGCAAACATCTTGCGTGCTGAAGGTCAGGCCCAGTCCGCAATCTTGCGTGCTGAGGGTGAAGCCCGCGCAATTTTGCAGGTCTTCGATGCAATCCATGAGGGTGACGCTGATCCAAAGCTTTTGGCGTACCAGTACTTGCAGATGCTGCCACAGATTGCGCAGGGCAACTCCTCCAAGATGTGGATTGTACCGGCAGAATTTACCGCAGCTTTGGGCGGCATTGCCTCCGGATTCTCCGGTGGCGCGGACGGTCCTGACCTTTCCGGCTTTGCTCCTTCCGAGGAAGCCGCAAAGGAGCGTAAGGTACGCCGCGAACGGCTTGAGAAGAGTGCAGCTCTGACCGACCCTAACGAGGCGCTTGCCGAGGCACGCCGCCAGGCAGAAGCGGCAACCGCTGACGCAACCAGCGCGGGAACCCGCTCAGGAGCACCGATTGACCCCGCAACGACGGTAGGTCAATCCCCGCAGGCAGCAGCTCCTCCAGCTCCGGTGCGCCGTGACTTTGCTCCTCCAGCTCCCCAAGCACCCGTGAACCCGCAGGTACCACCCGTGCCGCCTACCGCGCCACAAGAATAA
- a CDS encoding ABC transporter ATP-binding protein — translation MLLKLMRQYAKPYQGSILIVIVLQLFQTIASLYLPTMNADIIDNGVAIGDTGYILRIGSLMLLVSLGQIACSIVAIYFSARAAMGFGRDLRAGIFTHIQTFSAEEVGKFGAPSLITRSTNDIQQIQMVLLMSLTIMVTAPIMLIGGVIMALQQDVKLSLILVIVVPVLATVAGLIVSKMVPHFRRMQKRIDVINDVMREQITGIRVIRAFVREDFEEKRFAKANFKLFDTSLSAGKLMALMFPSVMVVMNLSTVAVMWFGGVRIDSGGMEIGSLTAFISYIMYILMAVMMSTMIFMMIPRAAVAADRVGEVLETETSVPQTVNPQPFAGDRATGRIEFNNVEFRYPGAEDPVLRDLTFTAEPDQTTAFIGSTGSGKTTLLNLIPRLFDVTAGSVSIDGIDVRNLALQDLWAAQALVSQKPYLFTGTIASNLRYGNDNATDEDLIEALMVAQSWDFVSALKLGLDAPVAQGGTNFSGGQRQRLAIARALVRKAPIVMFDDSFSALDYATDAALRRELGKSTAGQAVLVVAQRVSTIRDADKIIVLEHGRIVGQGTHDSLLLDCGTYKEIVLSQLTAQEAA, via the coding sequence GTGTTACTAAAGTTAATGCGGCAATACGCCAAGCCCTATCAAGGGTCCATCTTGATAGTCATCGTGTTGCAGCTCTTTCAAACGATCGCCTCGTTGTACCTGCCCACCATGAATGCGGACATCATTGATAACGGTGTTGCCATTGGTGACACCGGATATATCCTGCGCATTGGTTCGCTTATGCTCCTTGTATCCCTCGGGCAAATCGCGTGTTCGATCGTGGCTATCTACTTCAGTGCCCGTGCTGCCATGGGCTTTGGCAGGGACCTACGGGCTGGGATTTTTACGCACATTCAAACCTTCTCCGCTGAAGAAGTGGGCAAGTTTGGTGCGCCATCCCTGATCACCCGGTCAACCAACGACATCCAGCAGATTCAGATGGTGCTGCTCATGAGCCTGACCATCATGGTTACGGCCCCGATCATGTTGATCGGTGGCGTGATCATGGCGCTTCAGCAAGACGTTAAGCTCTCGCTGATCCTTGTCATTGTGGTGCCGGTCTTGGCAACCGTTGCGGGACTCATCGTATCCAAGATGGTGCCGCACTTCCGCCGCATGCAAAAACGTATTGACGTCATCAACGACGTCATGCGTGAGCAGATCACCGGTATCCGTGTCATCCGTGCATTTGTGCGCGAGGACTTCGAAGAAAAGCGCTTTGCCAAGGCCAACTTTAAACTGTTTGACACGTCCCTCAGCGCGGGTAAGCTCATGGCGCTGATGTTTCCCTCGGTCATGGTGGTCATGAACCTGTCCACGGTTGCCGTCATGTGGTTTGGTGGTGTGCGCATTGACTCCGGCGGCATGGAAATTGGTTCGCTGACCGCGTTCATCTCCTACATCATGTACATCTTGATGGCCGTGATGATGTCGACCATGATCTTCATGATGATTCCGCGGGCCGCAGTGGCCGCTGATCGTGTTGGTGAAGTACTCGAAACTGAAACCAGCGTTCCCCAGACCGTTAATCCGCAGCCCTTTGCGGGGGACCGGGCCACCGGACGCATCGAATTCAACAATGTGGAGTTCCGGTACCCGGGCGCCGAGGACCCGGTCCTACGCGACCTGACCTTTACGGCTGAGCCGGATCAGACCACCGCCTTTATTGGCTCAACCGGATCCGGCAAAACTACTTTGCTGAACTTGATACCGCGCCTGTTTGATGTGACCGCCGGATCCGTCAGCATCGACGGCATCGACGTGCGCAACCTCGCCCTCCAGGACCTGTGGGCGGCCCAAGCACTCGTCTCCCAGAAGCCGTATCTGTTCACCGGAACCATCGCATCCAACCTGCGTTACGGAAACGACAATGCTACCGATGAAGACCTCATCGAGGCCCTGATGGTCGCCCAGAGCTGGGACTTTGTCTCCGCACTCAAACTTGGCTTGGACGCCCCCGTAGCTCAGGGTGGCACCAACTTCTCTGGCGGGCAGCGCCAACGCCTTGCCATCGCGCGGGCACTGGTGCGCAAGGCCCCAATCGTGATGTTCGATGACTCCTTTAGCGCACTCGACTATGCAACTGACGCTGCGCTGCGCCGGGAGTTGGGCAAGAGCACTGCCGGACAGGCAGTTCTGGTGGTGGCCCAACGGGTTTCAACCATTCGTGACGCAGACAAGATTATTGTCCTCGAGCACGGCCGCATCGTGGGACAGGGGACCCATGATTCCCTACTTCTTGACTGTGGAACCTACAAGGAAATTGTTCTTTCACAGCTGACTGCGCAGGAGGCAGCATGA